A region from the Vibrio artabrorum genome encodes:
- the fruA gene encoding PTS fructose transporter subunit IIBC: MNITIITACPSGVANSIIAAGLLEQATEALGWNAAIECQSSVLPDSTVSQDAIDSSDVVVIAANTNVDKARFVGKKVYQAAISECTADAKAFLEKAVAEATVLDASQVESAVEVTGTSPATGSKKIVAITACPTGVAHTFMAAEALEAEGKRLGHQIKVETRGSVGAKNQLTDQEIADADLVIIAADIDVPLDRFNGKALYKTTTGPALKKTKQEMEKAFAEATPYQHTASSNSAPTDEKKGVYKHLMTGVSHMLPVVVAGGLIIALSFVFGIEAFKEEGTLAAALMTIGGGSAFALMIPVLAGFIAFSIADRPGLAPGLIGGMLASSTGAGFLGGIAAGFIAGYAAKFIADKVQLPQSMEALKPILIIPFIASLFTGLVMVYIVGGPVAGVMSAMTDFLNNMGTSNAILLGVILGAMMCFDLGGPVNKAAYTFGVGLLASQTYAPMAAIMAAGMVPALGMGLATFLVKDKFEAGEREAGKASFVLGLCFISEGAIPFAAKDPMRVIPACMAGGALTGALSMMFGAQLMAPHGGLFVLLIPGAISPVLMYLVAIAAGTAVTGFGYAALKKASDTKVTAEA; the protein is encoded by the coding sequence ATGAATATTACCATTATCACAGCTTGCCCGAGTGGCGTAGCAAACAGCATCATCGCAGCAGGCTTGTTAGAGCAAGCGACAGAAGCACTGGGTTGGAACGCCGCTATTGAATGTCAATCAAGCGTGTTACCTGACTCAACCGTATCGCAAGACGCTATCGACAGCAGCGACGTTGTGGTTATCGCAGCCAACACAAACGTTGATAAAGCGCGCTTTGTCGGCAAGAAAGTGTACCAAGCGGCTATCTCTGAATGCACAGCGGATGCAAAAGCATTCCTAGAGAAAGCAGTAGCAGAAGCAACAGTATTAGACGCTTCACAAGTTGAAAGCGCTGTTGAAGTGACTGGTACGTCACCTGCTACAGGCAGCAAGAAGATCGTTGCGATTACCGCTTGCCCTACGGGTGTTGCACATACCTTTATGGCCGCTGAAGCGCTTGAAGCAGAAGGCAAACGCCTAGGTCACCAAATCAAAGTGGAAACTCGCGGCTCTGTCGGTGCGAAAAACCAACTGACAGACCAAGAAATCGCAGACGCTGATCTGGTTATCATCGCAGCAGATATCGATGTGCCTCTGGATCGTTTTAACGGCAAAGCGCTATACAAAACGACCACGGGTCCTGCGCTTAAGAAAACAAAGCAAGAGATGGAAAAAGCCTTCGCAGAAGCGACACCATACCAACACACAGCGTCTTCAAATTCAGCACCGACTGACGAGAAGAAAGGCGTGTACAAGCACCTAATGACCGGTGTTTCTCACATGCTTCCAGTGGTCGTTGCGGGTGGTTTGATCATCGCACTCTCTTTCGTATTCGGTATCGAAGCGTTTAAAGAAGAAGGCACACTAGCAGCGGCACTGATGACAATCGGTGGTGGTTCTGCGTTCGCACTGATGATCCCTGTTCTTGCTGGTTTCATTGCATTCTCAATTGCTGACCGTCCGGGTCTGGCTCCGGGTCTGATCGGCGGTATGCTAGCGAGCTCTACGGGCGCAGGTTTCCTAGGGGGTATCGCAGCAGGTTTCATTGCCGGTTACGCAGCGAAATTCATTGCCGACAAGGTTCAACTTCCACAATCGATGGAAGCTCTCAAGCCGATTCTGATCATTCCGTTTATCGCGAGTTTGTTCACTGGTTTGGTGATGGTTTACATCGTCGGTGGCCCTGTAGCCGGTGTGATGAGCGCTATGACAGACTTCCTAAACAACATGGGAACGTCTAACGCGATTCTTCTGGGTGTGATTCTAGGCGCAATGATGTGTTTCGACCTTGGTGGCCCAGTAAACAAAGCGGCTTACACATTTGGTGTTGGTCTACTGGCTTCACAAACTTACGCACCAATGGCAGCCATCATGGCCGCAGGTATGGTGCCAGCTCTAGGTATGGGCCTTGCTACTTTCCTAGTGAAAGACAAGTTTGAAGCTGGCGAGCGTGAAGCAGGTAAAGCATCATTCGTTCTTGGTCTGTGTTTCATCTCTGAAGGCGCGATTCCATTCGCAGCGAAAGACCCAATGCGTGTTATCCCAGCTTGTATGGCCGGTGGCGCACTAACGGGTGCTCTATCAATGATGTTTGGTGCACAACTTATGGCTCCACACGGCGGCTTGTTCGTATTACTGATTCCTGGAGCCATCTCTCCAGTGCTAATGTACCTAGTGGCGATTGCAGCCGGTACAGCAGTAACAGGCTTTGGTTATGCCGCTCTTAAAAAGGCGAGCGACACTAAAGTCACAGCAGAGGCTTAA
- the pfkB gene encoding 1-phosphofructokinase, which yields MSDKQIKAVTVTLNPALDLTGAIDALNVGSVSLVNKGSLHAAGKGVNVAKVLSELGAKVTVTGFLGRNNEEAFCQLFEQMGATDRFIRVDGATRINVKLVENSGQVSDINFPGVPVDADAIKAFEETLLELAETHDYFVIAGSLPQGISPELCASWVQRLHDLGKKVLFDSSRDALKAGINAQPWLIKPNDEELSQLFNAELTTRDQCQHAGQTLSEKGIENIVVSLGAEGVMWLNQGEWLHAQPPRMQVVSTVGAGDTLVAGLCWGHMQQMPKPELIQFATALSALAVSQVGVGITSQQELDSVLQNIQLQSLSAPTSQLDTSK from the coding sequence ATGTCTGATAAACAAATCAAAGCCGTTACCGTAACGCTTAACCCTGCTCTAGACCTGACAGGCGCTATCGACGCACTGAACGTGGGATCAGTGAGCCTCGTAAACAAAGGCTCGTTGCACGCAGCGGGCAAAGGCGTAAACGTAGCGAAAGTGCTTTCAGAGCTTGGCGCGAAAGTGACCGTAACGGGCTTCCTTGGTCGCAATAACGAAGAAGCGTTCTGCCAACTGTTCGAACAGATGGGCGCAACGGACCGCTTTATCCGTGTCGACGGCGCAACTCGCATCAACGTAAAATTGGTAGAAAATTCAGGCCAAGTAAGCGACATCAACTTCCCAGGTGTACCTGTTGACGCTGACGCGATTAAAGCGTTTGAAGAAACCTTATTGGAATTAGCTGAAACGCACGATTACTTCGTCATTGCTGGCAGCTTGCCACAAGGCATCTCTCCTGAGCTTTGCGCTTCTTGGGTTCAACGTTTACACGATTTAGGTAAGAAGGTGCTATTTGATAGCAGCCGTGACGCACTTAAAGCCGGTATCAATGCACAACCTTGGTTAATCAAACCAAACGATGAAGAGCTGTCTCAGCTGTTCAACGCTGAACTGACCACACGTGACCAATGCCAACACGCGGGTCAAACCCTAAGTGAAAAAGGTATTGAGAACATCGTGGTGTCACTTGGCGCAGAAGGCGTGATGTGGCTAAACCAAGGTGAATGGTTACATGCTCAACCACCGCGTATGCAAGTGGTTAGCACGGTAGGCGCAGGCGACACCTTAGTTGCTGGCCTATGTTGGGGTCACATGCAACAGATGCCAAAACCAGAACTTATTCAATTCGCCACCGCCCTATCTGCTCTAGCCGTTTCACAGGTAGGCGTGGGCATTACCAGCCAACAAGAGCTGGATTCAGTACTACAAAATATCCAATTACAGTCGCTTAGTGCTCCAACTAGCCAGTTAGACACAAGCAAATAG
- a CDS encoding NADH:ubiquinone oxidoreductase, whose translation MKLFLILLMSISGGFAAADHIHSFLFGFYIATLAVGCCYWFAFRSTRFPALALMLLMCGFFAKIAVTVIGVSWGISNDVIQSPFIFSLSYLFFLIVVSYVWFAYRDKLTLKKRAKRVEESRKQAAA comes from the coding sequence ATGAAACTGTTTTTAATTCTATTGATGTCCATTTCCGGTGGTTTTGCTGCCGCTGATCATATTCACTCTTTCCTGTTTGGCTTTTATATCGCGACATTGGCTGTGGGTTGTTGTTACTGGTTTGCATTCCGTAGCACGCGTTTCCCTGCTTTAGCTTTAATGCTATTAATGTGTGGCTTTTTTGCGAAAATCGCTGTTACGGTTATTGGCGTTTCTTGGGGTATCTCGAATGATGTTATTCAATCGCCATTCATTTTCTCGTTGTCATATCTGTTCTTCTTGATTGTGGTGAGTTACGTTTGGTTTGCATACCGCGATAAGTTGACTTTAAAAAAACGCGCTAAGCGGGTCGAAGAATCTCGCAAACAAGCGGCAGCCTAA
- a CDS encoding YajD family HNH nuclease: MSSDYTGSSAAYARQEKGYREKALKLYPWVCGKCAREFVYSNLRELTVHHVDHDHTNNPEDGSNWELLCLYCHDHEHSKYTDHERYGVDAKARLDDHQTATHNPFADLAKMMKK, encoded by the coding sequence ATGTCTTCTGATTACACAGGCTCGAGTGCAGCGTATGCTCGCCAAGAGAAAGGCTACCGTGAAAAGGCACTAAAACTGTACCCATGGGTTTGTGGTAAATGTGCGCGTGAATTCGTTTATTCGAATTTAAGAGAGCTGACCGTTCACCACGTAGATCACGACCATACAAACAACCCTGAGGATGGCAGTAACTGGGAGCTATTGTGTCTCTATTGCCACGATCATGAACACTCCAAATACACTGACCATGAGCGCTATGGTGTCGATGCAAAAGCGCGCCTCGATGATCATCAAACGGCAACTCATAACCCTTTTGCCGATCTTGCTAAAATGATGAAGAAGTAA
- a CDS encoding L-lactate MFS transporter yields MSKIDKATRILLAGFCINLCLGILYAWSVFNKALVTEAGWSAAEASSPYAIATITFSVCLLVAGILQDRMGPRKILILGTALTGFGMIASGFATTPMMLNITFGVMTGAGIGFGYACLSPSAMKWFHSSKKGMVNGLIAAGFGLAAIYLAPVTSALIDSMGIQTSFMILGVGVLAIAVPLAATINNPPADYTPAEPKVKAGQAPKAVKKTEDLTWKVMLKTPQFYSLWIMYAFAASVGLMIIGNITTIASVQANLPNAVYLASILAVFNSGGRVAAGMLADKIGGVRTLLLAFILQGANMALFATFNSEFTLIIGTAIAAVGYGTLLAVFPTLTAEFYGLKNYGTNYGVLYTAWGIGGAIGATVVGFSMSNGEGYGLAYTISAVMMAVCIVLAIITKPISEAKVAELKASQA; encoded by the coding sequence ATGAGCAAGATTGATAAAGCAACACGTATCCTGCTAGCAGGCTTCTGTATCAACCTTTGTCTTGGCATCCTGTATGCTTGGAGTGTATTTAATAAAGCGCTAGTCACTGAAGCTGGTTGGAGTGCTGCTGAAGCATCTTCACCTTACGCTATTGCTACGATCACATTCTCGGTTTGTCTTCTTGTTGCGGGCATCCTACAAGACCGTATGGGTCCACGTAAGATCCTTATCCTAGGTACAGCGCTTACCGGCTTTGGTATGATTGCTTCTGGTTTCGCTACAACACCTATGATGCTGAACATCACGTTCGGTGTGATGACAGGTGCTGGTATCGGCTTCGGTTACGCATGTCTTTCTCCATCAGCAATGAAGTGGTTCCACTCTTCTAAGAAAGGGATGGTTAACGGTCTTATCGCAGCAGGCTTCGGTCTTGCGGCTATCTACCTAGCACCCGTAACTTCTGCGCTAATCGACAGCATGGGTATCCAAACGAGCTTTATGATCCTTGGGGTTGGTGTACTTGCAATCGCAGTACCTCTAGCCGCAACAATCAACAACCCACCAGCGGATTACACGCCAGCTGAGCCTAAAGTAAAAGCAGGCCAAGCGCCTAAAGCGGTTAAGAAGACTGAAGACCTAACTTGGAAAGTCATGCTGAAGACTCCTCAGTTCTACTCTCTATGGATCATGTACGCATTCGCTGCCTCTGTTGGTCTAATGATCATCGGTAACATCACGACGATTGCTAGCGTTCAAGCTAACCTGCCAAACGCCGTTTACCTAGCGTCTATCCTTGCAGTATTCAACTCAGGCGGCCGTGTTGCTGCGGGTATGCTTGCAGATAAAATCGGTGGTGTACGTACGCTACTTCTAGCGTTCATCCTTCAAGGCGCGAACATGGCTCTATTCGCTACGTTCAACTCTGAATTCACGCTAATCATTGGTACGGCTATCGCAGCTGTTGGTTACGGTACGCTTCTAGCTGTATTCCCAACACTGACTGCTGAATTCTACGGCCTGAAAAACTACGGTACTAACTACGGCGTGCTTTACACGGCATGGGGTATCGGCGGCGCTATCGGTGCCACAGTTGTTGGCTTCTCGATGTCAAACGGCGAAGGTTACGGCCTAGCTTACACAATCTCTGCCGTTATGATGGCAGTGTGTATTGTTCTCGCCATCATCACTAAACCAATCTCTGAAGCTAAAGTTGCTGAACTAAAAGCATCACAAGCTTAA
- a CDS encoding DOPA 4,5-dioxygenase family protein: MYHAHIYFPLRFAELAETLRQKILTDRKDVLETFPLVQRLVGPHKMPMFEIHFADKESGIIEWLEQERGDMSVLIHPVTGGEETLDHTVRAIWLGRELGVFEETLSS, from the coding sequence ATGTACCACGCTCATATCTATTTCCCTCTGCGGTTTGCAGAGCTGGCGGAAACGCTGCGTCAGAAAATTTTAACCGACCGTAAAGATGTATTAGAGACTTTCCCATTGGTCCAGCGTTTGGTGGGTCCACATAAGATGCCAATGTTTGAGATTCATTTTGCTGACAAAGAGTCGGGTATTATTGAATGGCTTGAGCAAGAGCGCGGTGATATGTCGGTGTTGATTCACCCTGTTACGGGTGGTGAAGAAACACTAGACCACACTGTTCGGGCGATTTGGCTTGGCCGTGAGCTGGGTGTATTTGAAGAAACGCTAAGTAGCTAA
- the yghU gene encoding glutathione-dependent disulfide-bond oxidoreductase, whose translation MSQQYTPPKVWVNDAAGDNKWANINSPESGARFDKELPVGDHALQLYSLGTPNGQKVTIMLEELLAAGVKEAEYDAYLINIGESDQFSSGFVGVNPNSKIPALLDKSGREEVNVFESASILMHLAEKFGHFLPKEGAARTQVINWLFWAQGSAPFLGGGFGHFYAYANEKQEYPINRFAMEAKRQLDVLDKQLANHTFVAGEELSIADIAIWPWYGNLVLGKLYDAAEFLQVDAYTNVVRWAKMLAAREGFQRGRVVNRAFGEEWEQVPERHSAEDIDSVLKLRP comes from the coding sequence ATGTCACAACAATACACACCGCCAAAAGTTTGGGTTAACGATGCTGCAGGTGATAACAAGTGGGCAAATATTAATAGTCCTGAATCTGGTGCTCGATTTGATAAAGAGCTTCCGGTTGGTGACCATGCTTTGCAACTGTATTCTCTTGGCACACCGAATGGCCAGAAAGTCACCATCATGCTCGAAGAGCTGTTAGCGGCAGGGGTTAAAGAAGCTGAATATGATGCGTACTTGATCAATATTGGTGAGTCAGACCAATTTTCTTCTGGTTTTGTTGGTGTAAATCCAAATTCGAAGATCCCAGCTCTGCTTGATAAATCAGGCCGCGAAGAAGTTAATGTTTTCGAATCTGCATCCATCTTGATGCATCTTGCGGAAAAATTTGGTCATTTCTTACCTAAAGAAGGGGCTGCACGAACGCAAGTGATCAACTGGTTGTTTTGGGCGCAAGGTTCCGCTCCCTTCTTAGGTGGTGGTTTCGGTCACTTCTACGCTTACGCGAATGAAAAGCAAGAGTATCCAATCAACCGTTTCGCAATGGAAGCGAAGCGTCAACTCGACGTGTTAGATAAGCAACTTGCAAACCACACCTTCGTTGCGGGTGAAGAGTTGAGTATTGCTGATATCGCGATTTGGCCATGGTACGGCAACCTTGTTTTGGGCAAGCTGTATGACGCGGCAGAGTTCCTTCAAGTAGACGCTTATACCAACGTAGTTCGCTGGGCGAAAATGTTAGCAGCACGCGAAGGTTTCCAACGTGGTCGAGTGGTTAATCGTGCATTTGGTGAAGAATGGGAGCAAGTACCAGAGCGTCACTCAGCTGAAGATATTGATTCGGTGTTGAAGTTACGTCCGTAG
- the fruB gene encoding fused PTS fructose transporter subunit IIA/HPr protein, whose protein sequence is MLKLSKSDITLGQTAEDKFKAIQNIAGDLTAKGLVDSGYVEGMLNRENQNSTFLGNGIAIPHGTTDTRGLVKETGVAVHHFPKGIDWADGNRVYVAIGIAAKSDEHLGILKQLTKVLAADGVEEKLKQAKSEDEIIALLKGEVQLEADLDASLVQLLFPASDMIQMSAVAGGLLKNTGCTDNAFVADLVTKTPTHLGQGLWLLGSDKGVTRTGVSFVSTANHCEFEGTPVKALVAFAACNSAHQSILANLSKMVFEGKQQQLLTADAAQVIGLLKGEAVSTASQDDDNCAVFKIKNAHGLHARPGAMLVAEAKKFESTIRVSNLDGDGKEVNAKSLMKVIALGVKHGHQLQFVAEGDDAAQALESIGKAIASGLGEG, encoded by the coding sequence ATGCTTAAATTATCAAAATCTGACATCACTCTCGGCCAAACTGCCGAAGACAAATTCAAAGCTATCCAGAACATTGCTGGCGACCTGACCGCGAAAGGCTTAGTTGACTCTGGCTACGTTGAAGGAATGCTGAACCGTGAAAACCAGAATTCTACGTTCTTAGGTAACGGCATCGCGATTCCTCACGGAACCACTGATACTCGTGGCCTAGTAAAAGAGACCGGCGTTGCGGTACACCACTTCCCTAAAGGTATTGATTGGGCAGACGGCAACCGTGTTTACGTGGCGATTGGTATTGCTGCGAAATCTGACGAGCACTTAGGCATCCTTAAGCAACTGACCAAGGTTCTGGCAGCTGACGGTGTTGAAGAGAAATTAAAACAAGCGAAATCCGAAGACGAAATCATCGCCCTACTTAAAGGCGAAGTTCAGCTTGAGGCCGACCTAGACGCTTCTTTAGTTCAACTACTGTTCCCTGCAAGCGACATGATTCAAATGTCGGCGGTTGCGGGTGGCCTACTTAAGAACACAGGTTGCACAGACAACGCATTCGTTGCTGACCTAGTAACGAAAACACCGACTCACCTAGGCCAAGGCCTGTGGTTGTTGGGCAGCGATAAAGGCGTCACTCGCACTGGTGTATCGTTCGTTTCAACTGCAAACCATTGTGAATTTGAAGGCACACCTGTTAAAGCACTGGTGGCATTTGCTGCTTGCAACAGCGCACACCAATCTATTCTGGCAAACCTAAGCAAGATGGTTTTCGAAGGTAAACAGCAACAACTGTTAACCGCTGATGCCGCACAAGTGATTGGCCTTCTAAAAGGTGAAGCGGTATCTACAGCGTCTCAGGACGATGACAACTGTGCTGTATTCAAAATCAAAAACGCACACGGCCTCCACGCTCGTCCGGGTGCAATGCTAGTCGCTGAAGCGAAGAAGTTTGAATCCACTATCCGTGTTTCAAACCTTGATGGCGACGGAAAAGAAGTGAACGCGAAGAGCTTGATGAAAGTGATCGCTCTTGGCGTTAAACACGGCCACCAACTTCAGTTTGTTGCTGAAGGTGACGACGCAGCACAAGCACTTGAATCGATTGGCAAAGCTATCGCTTCAGGCCTTGGCGAAGGTTAA